From Actinomycetota bacterium, the proteins below share one genomic window:
- a CDS encoding cell wall-binding repeat-containing protein: MVEEGGCCSCGSRHAPCPPSLCHSGNQLYEPNDDIADAEKISLSSTEAQKHDMDAGDVDYMKFSATSGDVVTVTVMGLGVCSDVDVEILDPAKKSVTTGRAKLVADQAAASGMNWNTLYVATGANFPDALAGGAALAKNGGIMLLVDPANLSSNADAKAAMQTNSSKIGKCYLLGGNGALSVKVKGEIGVIVGK; the protein is encoded by the coding sequence GTGGTCGAAGAGGGTGGTTGCTGTAGTTGTGGCAGCCGGCATGCTCCTTGCCCTCCTTCCCTCTGCCATAGCGGTAACCAGTTATATGAACCAAACGATGATATCGCCGATGCTGAGAAGATCTCATTAAGCTCAACCGAGGCCCAGAAGCACGACATGGACGCGGGCGACGTCGATTACATGAAGTTCTCGGCCACCTCGGGTGATGTCGTAACCGTAACCGTCATGGGTCTTGGAGTCTGCTCCGATGTCGATGTCGAGATCTTGGATCCGGCTAAGAAGAGTGTCACTACGGGCAGGGCCAAGCTCGTAGCCGATCAGGCCGCCGCGAGCGGTATGAATTGGAATACGCTTTACGTCGCGACCGGTGCGAACTTCCCCGACGCCCTGGCCGGTGGGGCGGCTCTGGCCAAGAACGGCGGGATAATGCTCCTGGTTGATCCGGCCAACTTGAGCAGCAACGCCGATGCCAAAGCTGCCATGCAGACCAATTCATCCAAGATAGGCAAGTGTTATCTTCTTGGTGGAAACGGAGCCCTCTCCGTCAAGGTCAAGGGCGAGATAGGCGTCATTGTCGGCAAATAG